Proteins from one Thermococcus sp. M36 genomic window:
- a CDS encoding plasmid mobilization protein — protein sequence MFEQVIKRLMEIQAPTTRKLKIPLAGIRAFEVILKSNEISNATTAVGLAVTEFSKYSKGDSQVVSDFKKILAREFSGLNNTKPLKKKARALKEIWEIEARTLAAKNKRNKWLSIRVTEEEYETISKQARGEGLDISNYIRKRLGLEYKS from the coding sequence ATGTTCGAGCAAGTCATAAAGAGGCTCATGGAAATACAAGCTCCTACCACCCGTAAACTTAAAATTCCTCTTGCAGGAATTAGGGCATTTGAGGTCATTTTGAAATCCAACGAAATTTCGAACGCCACCACGGCTGTTGGTCTAGCCGTAACAGAGTTCTCTAAGTATTCTAAAGGTGATTCCCAGGTGGTTTCGGATTTCAAGAAAATTCTTGCTAGGGAATTTTCAGGGTTAAATAACACCAAACCACTTAAGAAAAAAGCTAGGGCCCTCAAAGAAATATGGGAAATTGAAGCTAGAACATTAGCTGCCAAAAACAAGCGGAATAAGTGGTTGTCAATCCGCGTTACTGAGGAGGAGTATGAGACGATTTCTAAGCAGGCACGGGGGGAGGGATTGGACATATCTAACTACATTAGAAAGAGGTTGGGTCTTGAGTATAAATCGTGA
- a CDS encoding thiamine ABC transporter substrate-binding protein, producing the protein MRKLATLLLTFLLLGALGAAKPVKAQEQLTVYSYDSIEWWMKEIVPIFEEKYGVKVNLVLIGDAGQVLNRLILEKDSPQADVVVGIDNSYLAKAIDAGILEPYKPSNADVIPQWIIDSFDPTFHLTPYDYGYIAINYRRDMVQNPPKSLEDLTKPEWKGKLIIEDPRTSSPGMAFLLWTIAVYGDDWLNYWERLKENDVQIVKGWSEAWGAFSEGEYPLVLSYATSPAATVYYDNNTNVGAVAFEEGNYLQIEGAGIVKGAKHPDLAKKFIEFLISKEAQEKLPLNQWMYPVNKDVQLPEVFKYAVKVDKPVTVDPNEIEKNYETWLDQWTQLMVEGKSPEEILGKTTTTTSEENNGICGPALVVGLALVPLLLRRRR; encoded by the coding sequence ATGAGAAAGCTTGCCACCCTGCTGCTCACCTTCCTGCTCCTCGGTGCTCTCGGGGCGGCAAAGCCCGTTAAAGCCCAGGAGCAGCTGACGGTCTACTCCTACGACAGCATAGAGTGGTGGATGAAGGAGATCGTTCCAATCTTCGAGGAGAAGTACGGCGTCAAGGTCAACCTCGTCCTCATAGGCGACGCGGGACAGGTTCTCAACAGGCTAATCCTTGAGAAGGACAGCCCGCAGGCCGATGTCGTCGTTGGAATAGACAACAGCTACCTGGCTAAAGCCATTGACGCGGGAATCCTGGAGCCGTACAAACCAAGCAACGCCGACGTAATCCCCCAGTGGATAATCGACAGCTTCGATCCAACCTTCCACCTCACCCCCTACGACTATGGCTACATAGCCATCAACTACCGCAGGGACATGGTCCAGAACCCGCCCAAGAGCCTCGAAGACCTCACCAAGCCCGAGTGGAAGGGCAAGCTCATAATCGAAGACCCGCGCACCAGCTCGCCGGGAATGGCCTTCCTCCTCTGGACGATAGCGGTCTACGGCGACGACTGGCTGAACTACTGGGAGAGGCTCAAGGAGAACGACGTCCAGATCGTCAAGGGCTGGAGCGAGGCCTGGGGTGCCTTCAGCGAAGGGGAATATCCGCTCGTCCTGAGCTACGCCACTTCCCCGGCGGCGACCGTCTACTACGACAACAACACCAACGTCGGCGCGGTTGCCTTCGAGGAGGGCAACTACCTCCAGATCGAGGGCGCTGGAATAGTAAAGGGCGCCAAGCACCCCGACCTAGCCAAGAAGTTCATCGAGTTCCTCATCAGTAAGGAGGCCCAGGAGAAGCTCCCGCTCAACCAGTGGATGTACCCCGTCAACAAAGACGTCCAGTTGCCCGAGGTCTTCAAGTACGCGGTGAAGGTCGACAAACCCGTCACCGTTGACCCGAACGAGATTGAGAAGAACTACGAGACCTGGCTCGACCAGTGGACCCAGCTCATGGTGGAGGGCAAGAGCCCGGAGGAGATACTCGGGAAGACGACCACGACGACCTCCGAGGAAAACAATGGAATCTGCGGTCCGGCTCTGGTGGTCGGTCTTGCCCTGGTACCGCTCCTCCTCAGGAGGAGGCGGTGA
- a CDS encoding DNA methyltransferase yields the protein MREVPFEEYLEFIKKHDHVIIGNQRIEIGKPIPIKTFQPQNFKLETTTVWSFPDRGKWATHHANAKYRGNWAPQVPRNLILQYTKPGDVVLDAFLGSGTTLIECKLLGRHGIGVDINYEALMVAWDRLNFEYDPRKEGQPTLISYLGLKESIEWVEPQIHLYQGDARKLDKIEDESIDLIATHPPYANIIGYTKRARSLVKGDLSNVKSIDEFVSEMKKVAEEFYRVLKPGKYAAILMGDTRRHRHYVPIAFRVMKVFLEAGFILKEDIIKVQHHMRGTESWKTRKRDFYLIAHEHLFVFRKSGEGEKIEKFRESRVV from the coding sequence ATGAGAGAAGTTCCGTTCGAGGAATATCTGGAATTCATAAAAAAGCACGATCACGTCATTATAGGGAATCAAAGAATAGAGATTGGAAAACCCATCCCAATCAAAACATTTCAGCCTCAGAACTTCAAGCTTGAAACAACGACCGTATGGAGCTTTCCAGATCGGGGGAAATGGGCAACTCATCATGCAAATGCAAAATACAGGGGAAATTGGGCCCCACAAGTTCCACGAAACCTGATATTACAGTATACAAAACCAGGGGACGTTGTTCTTGATGCATTCTTGGGAAGCGGAACAACGCTGATAGAGTGCAAACTCCTAGGACGACACGGGATCGGGGTTGACATAAATTATGAAGCTCTAATGGTAGCATGGGATAGATTGAATTTTGAGTATGATCCCCGTAAAGAGGGGCAGCCCACGTTAATTTCATACCTTGGACTAAAAGAGAGCATTGAGTGGGTGGAGCCCCAAATTCACCTTTATCAGGGCGATGCAAGAAAATTAGACAAAATTGAAGACGAAAGCATAGATCTAATAGCTACTCATCCACCCTATGCCAATATCATCGGATACACAAAAAGAGCACGTTCTCTTGTGAAAGGGGATTTATCCAACGTTAAGTCAATAGATGAGTTTGTTTCAGAAATGAAAAAAGTTGCTGAAGAGTTCTACAGGGTACTAAAACCCGGAAAATACGCGGCTATTTTAATGGGAGACACTAGACGTCACAGACATTACGTTCCTATAGCGTTTAGAGTCATGAAAGTGTTTTTGGAAGCTGGATTTATATTAAAGGAGGACATTATCAAGGTTCAGCATCATATGAGAGGTACAGAATCCTGGAAAACAAGGAAGAGAGACTTCTATCTGATTGCACATGAACATCTGTTCGTATTCAGAAAATCGGGAGAAGGGGAGAAAATCGAGAAATTCCGGGAAAGTAGAGTGGTTTAA
- a CDS encoding DNA adenine methylase, whose amino-acid sequence MAEPILKWAGGKRQILHEIVALMPENFRNRTFHEPFFGGGAVTFWMEPKRGTINDINPKLINFYVVVRDYVDELIEDAKRHKNEKEYFYKARAEFNEIVRNGFEIPNIRLASLLLYLNKTAFNGLYRENKKGEFNVPFGRYKNPKIVDEERLRKVSEVLKKLDIYNEDFTYILRVAKPGDLVYFDPPYHPVSETASFTSYSKEDFSKEDQERLRDVCLELHEKGVYFILSNSYVKPVRELYEGIEGFKILKIYAKRPINSKADRRGEVPEMLVTNVPTELQVGRERAKLLVNNGRSRALMTSKSLVEYLTVAERSI is encoded by the coding sequence ATGGCGGAACCTATCCTTAAGTGGGCCGGGGGAAAGAGACAGATACTCCATGAAATCGTTGCGTTAATGCCAGAGAACTTTAGAAATAGAACGTTCCATGAGCCGTTTTTTGGCGGCGGTGCGGTTACTTTCTGGATGGAGCCCAAAAGGGGGACTATAAACGACATAAATCCCAAACTAATAAACTTCTATGTTGTCGTTAGAGACTATGTTGACGAACTAATTGAAGATGCAAAGAGGCACAAAAATGAGAAGGAGTATTTCTACAAGGCTCGTGCGGAGTTCAATGAGATAGTCAGAAACGGATTTGAGATTCCGAATATTAGACTCGCGAGCCTGCTTTTGTACTTAAATAAAACTGCTTTCAATGGTTTATACCGTGAGAATAAGAAAGGCGAGTTTAACGTTCCGTTTGGGAGATACAAAAACCCTAAAATAGTGGATGAAGAGCGACTCAGAAAGGTTAGTGAAGTTTTGAAAAAGCTCGATATTTACAACGAAGACTTCACTTATATCTTGAGAGTCGCCAAGCCTGGAGACCTGGTTTATTTTGATCCCCCCTATCACCCGGTTTCAGAAACTGCCAGTTTTACTAGCTATTCGAAGGAAGATTTCAGCAAAGAAGACCAGGAGCGGCTTAGGGACGTCTGCCTTGAGCTCCATGAGAAAGGGGTTTACTTTATCCTAAGCAACTCCTATGTAAAGCCGGTTCGTGAGCTGTATGAGGGGATAGAAGGGTTTAAGATACTCAAGATCTACGCAAAGAGGCCAATAAACTCAAAAGCCGATCGCAGGGGTGAAGTTCCAGAGATGCTTGTTACAAATGTTCCTACGGAATTACAAGTGGGCCGGGAAAGAGCAAAGCTTCTTGTCAACAACGGTAGATCGAGGGCTTTGATGACTTCTAAGTCGCTTGTTGAGTATTTAACCGTTGCAGAGCGATCTATTTAA
- a CDS encoding EVE domain-containing protein, protein MAYWLCITNRDNWGVVKEKNVWGVAKRHKNTIAKVKPGDKLVFYVKQERKNKEVLEPKIVGIFEVVSELYTDSTKIFKSPPHLSETYPLRIKIRPIKLGELDFKPLIPKLKFITNKKKWSGHLMGKAMREILEEDYRLIEGLL, encoded by the coding sequence ATGGCCTACTGGCTCTGCATCACCAACCGCGACAACTGGGGGGTTGTCAAGGAAAAGAACGTTTGGGGAGTCGCGAAGAGGCATAAAAACACCATTGCCAAAGTCAAGCCCGGTGACAAGCTTGTCTTTTACGTCAAGCAGGAGCGGAAGAATAAAGAAGTCCTCGAACCGAAGATTGTGGGCATCTTTGAGGTCGTGAGCGAGCTTTATACCGATTCAACAAAGATATTCAAGAGCCCGCCTCACCTCAGTGAGACTTACCCACTTAGGATTAAGATTAGGCCAATAAAGCTCGGCGAGCTCGACTTCAAGCCCCTCATTCCAAAGTTAAAGTTCATCACGAACAAGAAGAAGTGGAGCGGCCACCTAATGGGCAAAGCCATGAGGGAAATACTGGAGGAGGATTACAGGCTTATCGAGGGCCTGCTTTAA
- a CDS encoding S9 family peptidase, whose amino-acid sequence MTKGLTEKDLGKFKLVGNIDAFRKRLVFQVTGISVEKDDYFSRLYLYDGRRVKPFTAGKKDGNPRFSPNGKLVAFTSKRDKESKEAELYVIPTDGGEARLLTKFKYGIKNLRFTEDGKSLAVVTPIDIEKKPKDDVHVIKEMPFWFNGVGWVYGKRSAVYLVDIETGRKRRLTPKNLDVSQIRFHNGRLYFTAQEDRERKPLVSDLYVLEGRKAKRLTPGEWSVQDFIPLDDGTFVLKANTRERGIPTNTHIYHYNPETGEMRKLTSELDRSAYNSLNCDVRGSQRAELLFKDGWIYYVATDGPRANLFRVNLEGKIERVIGGDRSVESFAIGDYIAFTAQDAVTPTELYVLRDGKEKKVTDFNGWIKGYKLSKPEHFTVKASDGVEIDAWIMRPVNFEPGKKYPAVLEIHGGPKTAYGYSFMHEFHVLTAKGFVVIFSNPRGSDGYGEDFADIRGHYGERDYQDLMEVVDEAVKRFDFIDAERIGVTGGSYGGFMTNWIVGHTNRFKAAVTQRSISNWVSFFGTTDIGYFFAPDQIGGDPWSNTEGYWEKSPLKYAPNVETPLLIIHSTEDYRCWLPEALQFYTALKYLGKTVELAIFPGENHDLSRGGKPKHRVRRLELIAGWMERWLKG is encoded by the coding sequence ATGACGAAAGGTCTCACCGAGAAGGACCTCGGGAAGTTCAAGCTCGTCGGGAACATCGACGCCTTCAGGAAAAGGCTCGTCTTCCAGGTAACGGGGATAAGCGTTGAGAAGGACGACTACTTCTCAAGGCTCTACCTCTATGACGGCAGGAGGGTCAAGCCCTTCACCGCGGGAAAGAAGGACGGAAACCCGAGATTCTCCCCGAACGGAAAGCTCGTCGCGTTCACCTCAAAGCGCGATAAGGAGAGCAAGGAGGCGGAGCTGTACGTAATCCCGACCGACGGCGGCGAGGCAAGGCTTCTGACCAAGTTCAAGTACGGGATTAAGAACCTCCGCTTCACCGAGGACGGGAAGAGCTTGGCGGTCGTTACCCCGATAGACATCGAAAAGAAACCCAAGGACGACGTCCACGTCATCAAGGAGATGCCATTCTGGTTCAACGGCGTCGGCTGGGTCTACGGGAAGAGGAGCGCCGTCTATCTGGTGGACATCGAGACCGGCAGAAAGAGACGCTTAACCCCCAAGAACCTCGACGTCTCGCAGATTCGCTTCCACAACGGCAGGCTCTACTTCACAGCCCAGGAGGACCGTGAGAGAAAGCCCCTCGTCAGCGATCTCTACGTCCTTGAGGGCAGGAAGGCGAAAAGGCTTACCCCCGGAGAGTGGAGCGTCCAGGACTTCATACCCCTCGACGATGGGACTTTCGTCCTCAAGGCCAATACGAGGGAACGCGGTATTCCCACAAACACCCACATCTACCACTACAACCCGGAGACAGGCGAGATGAGGAAGCTCACCTCGGAACTCGACCGCTCGGCATACAACTCCCTCAACTGCGACGTCAGGGGAAGCCAGAGGGCTGAGCTCCTCTTCAAAGACGGCTGGATCTACTACGTCGCGACCGACGGGCCGAGGGCCAACCTCTTCCGCGTGAACCTTGAGGGGAAGATAGAGCGCGTCATCGGCGGCGATAGAAGCGTCGAGAGCTTTGCCATCGGAGACTACATAGCCTTCACCGCCCAGGACGCGGTCACTCCAACGGAGCTCTACGTTCTCCGTGACGGGAAGGAAAAGAAGGTTACGGACTTCAACGGCTGGATTAAGGGCTACAAACTCTCGAAGCCGGAACACTTCACCGTCAAGGCCAGCGACGGCGTTGAGATAGACGCCTGGATTATGAGGCCGGTTAACTTTGAACCGGGCAAAAAGTACCCGGCCGTTCTTGAGATTCACGGCGGGCCTAAGACGGCTTACGGCTACTCCTTCATGCACGAGTTCCATGTTCTGACCGCCAAGGGCTTCGTGGTAATCTTCTCCAACCCGCGCGGGAGCGACGGCTACGGCGAGGACTTCGCCGACATACGGGGGCACTACGGTGAGAGGGACTACCAGGATCTGATGGAGGTCGTTGACGAAGCCGTTAAGCGCTTCGACTTCATCGATGCGGAGAGGATTGGCGTCACCGGCGGCTCCTACGGCGGCTTCATGACCAACTGGATAGTCGGGCACACAAACAGATTCAAGGCCGCTGTAACCCAGCGTTCAATCTCGAACTGGGTGAGCTTCTTCGGAACTACCGACATAGGCTACTTCTTCGCCCCGGACCAGATAGGCGGCGACCCGTGGAGCAACACGGAAGGCTACTGGGAGAAGAGCCCGCTGAAGTACGCTCCCAACGTCGAGACGCCGCTCCTCATAATCCACTCGACGGAGGACTACCGCTGCTGGCTTCCCGAGGCTCTCCAGTTCTACACGGCGCTCAAATACCTAGGCAAGACCGTTGAGCTAGCTATCTTCCCCGGCGAGAACCACGACCTCAGCAGGGGCGGAAAGCCGAAGCACAGGGTTAGGAGGTTGGAGCTCATAGCCGGGTGGATGGAGAGGTGGCTTAAGGGATGA
- a CDS encoding tRNA(Met) cytidine acetyltransferase TmcA, protein MTVKVRFDKEVRDYAKSEKVKDQVLRLTETALAQALEKFHRRMILIEGDTLRKAELAGILAGASAKVLSEVIEELKEKRLRDESEDRIEVLYATDALGEETFGRKRYEAFRKHFDVLAGSNVEVKAVTFKHTRDILGRTYDLLVLDMSYDYSPNDLGRIIETVRGGGLIFILAHPFEKWKNMWTGFHKSLVTPPYTIDDVKKRFNRRLIRKFTEHEGIYIITENGKLRKKPKRNKTQAKIKARKGVEIPEETIFPRELYEMALTGGQVEVLKAFEELVENKGMVVLTADRGRGKSVSVGIAAIGLALALKKRTRIVVTAPEPENVQALFRFAKRALERLGFKPHVVEEKGLIKELYARKIGLRYYPPTEGYRKNADLYILDEAAGIHVPILHRYLSKPRVVYSSTIHGYEGAGRGFSVKFLKRAREKRQFKELHMDEPIRYAEGDPIEKWLFDVLLLDAEPVELTEEDFELIKDKEVYFEEPDLDDWFENDREDLRNFVGIYILAHYRNRPSDVALLADAPHHEARVLRLKNGKIVTAIQIAKEGGIPKKVIDKMLKGYKPRGNIIPDMMVKHHLLKEFARLKGYRIVRIATHPDAMDMGLGSRALELLEKEAREKGLDWIGSGFGASEELVRFWVRNGFAVVHLSPARNPVSGEFTAIVLKPISEKAKKLIRQANDEFRIRLTEWLGDTHRDLEPEIARWLFETPFGEAVEYPIHLTAIQKKRLDAFTGKVLTYDTVVDAVKPIVKLYFLDGWMKPYLDERQIRLLIYRVLQAHSWEETAKLIDRTETFTMIEVRDIIRGLWYYYKRIVL, encoded by the coding sequence GTGACCGTCAAGGTCCGCTTTGATAAGGAAGTGAGAGACTACGCCAAAAGCGAGAAGGTTAAGGATCAGGTTCTCAGGCTCACCGAAACTGCCCTCGCTCAGGCCCTTGAGAAGTTCCACAGGAGAATGATTCTAATCGAGGGGGACACGCTCAGGAAGGCCGAGCTGGCCGGGATCTTGGCCGGCGCTTCGGCTAAAGTTCTGAGTGAGGTCATCGAGGAGCTTAAGGAGAAAAGGCTGAGGGATGAGAGCGAGGACAGGATTGAGGTTCTCTACGCGACGGACGCCCTAGGGGAGGAAACCTTCGGGCGGAAGCGCTACGAAGCCTTCAGGAAGCACTTTGACGTTTTAGCCGGCTCAAACGTTGAGGTTAAAGCCGTTACCTTCAAGCACACCCGCGATATCCTTGGCAGGACATACGACCTGCTCGTCCTGGACATGAGCTATGATTACTCCCCCAACGACCTTGGCAGAATCATCGAGACCGTCCGCGGCGGCGGTTTGATATTCATCCTCGCCCACCCATTCGAGAAGTGGAAAAACATGTGGACGGGCTTCCACAAGAGCCTCGTCACGCCGCCCTACACTATAGACGACGTGAAGAAGCGCTTCAATAGGCGCCTTATCAGGAAGTTCACCGAACACGAGGGCATCTACATAATCACCGAGAACGGAAAGCTCAGGAAGAAGCCGAAGAGGAACAAAACCCAGGCAAAGATCAAAGCGAGGAAGGGCGTTGAGATTCCCGAGGAGACTATCTTCCCGCGCGAGCTCTACGAGATGGCCCTTACCGGGGGACAGGTTGAGGTTCTGAAGGCCTTCGAGGAGCTGGTTGAAAACAAGGGAATGGTCGTCCTCACCGCCGACAGGGGAAGAGGCAAGAGCGTCTCCGTTGGTATTGCGGCGATAGGTCTCGCCCTTGCCCTGAAGAAGCGCACAAGGATAGTCGTCACAGCCCCCGAGCCGGAGAACGTCCAGGCCCTGTTCCGCTTTGCCAAGCGCGCGCTTGAGAGGCTCGGCTTTAAGCCGCACGTGGTTGAGGAGAAGGGCCTCATCAAGGAGCTCTACGCGAGGAAGATCGGCCTCCGCTATTACCCCCCAACGGAGGGATACAGGAAGAACGCCGACCTGTACATACTCGACGAAGCGGCTGGAATCCACGTGCCGATACTCCACAGGTACCTCAGCAAGCCCCGCGTGGTTTACTCCTCCACCATACACGGCTATGAGGGTGCTGGCAGAGGCTTCTCGGTCAAGTTCCTGAAGAGGGCCAGGGAGAAGAGGCAGTTTAAGGAGCTCCACATGGACGAACCCATCCGCTACGCAGAGGGCGACCCGATAGAGAAGTGGCTCTTTGACGTCCTCCTCCTCGACGCCGAGCCTGTCGAGCTGACAGAGGAAGACTTCGAGCTGATAAAGGACAAGGAGGTCTACTTCGAGGAGCCCGACCTCGACGACTGGTTCGAGAACGACAGGGAAGATCTCAGAAACTTTGTCGGCATCTACATCCTAGCCCACTACCGCAACAGGCCGAGCGACGTGGCTTTGCTCGCCGACGCGCCCCACCACGAGGCCCGCGTGCTCCGCCTTAAGAACGGCAAGATAGTCACGGCAATCCAGATAGCCAAGGAGGGCGGCATACCGAAGAAGGTCATAGACAAGATGCTGAAGGGGTACAAGCCGCGGGGCAACATAATCCCCGACATGATGGTCAAACACCACCTCCTAAAGGAGTTCGCCAGGCTGAAAGGCTACCGCATCGTGAGGATAGCCACCCACCCCGATGCCATGGACATGGGACTCGGAAGCAGAGCTTTGGAGCTCCTGGAAAAGGAAGCGCGTGAGAAAGGCCTCGACTGGATCGGTTCGGGCTTTGGGGCGAGCGAAGAGCTCGTCCGCTTCTGGGTCAGGAACGGCTTTGCGGTCGTCCACCTCAGCCCCGCCAGGAATCCGGTAAGCGGTGAGTTTACCGCAATAGTCCTGAAGCCGATAAGCGAAAAGGCGAAGAAGCTCATCAGGCAGGCCAACGACGAGTTCCGCATAAGGCTGACGGAGTGGCTGGGCGACACACACCGCGACCTTGAGCCTGAGATAGCGCGCTGGCTCTTCGAGACGCCCTTCGGCGAGGCGGTGGAGTATCCGATACACCTCACCGCCATCCAGAAGAAGCGGCTGGATGCGTTCACGGGCAAAGTTCTCACCTACGACACCGTCGTCGACGCGGTGAAGCCAATAGTCAAGCTCTACTTCCTCGACGGCTGGATGAAGCCCTACCTCGACGAGAGACAGATAAGGCTCCTCATCTACCGCGTTCTCCAGGCCCACAGCTGGGAGGAGACGGCAAAGCTAATAGACAGAACCGAGACCTTCACCATGATAGAGGTGCGCGACATCATCAGGGGGCTGTGGTACTACTACAAGAGGATCGTCCTCTGA
- a CDS encoding TIGR00288 family NYN domain-containing protein, whose protein sequence is MPGGNWEKIISMTKDGMRSIGTMKRKISRGKKIALLIDGPNILRKEFGVKLEDIVEALEGLGDIRVAKVILNQYAPQGLIEAVSNQGFEAVVVSGETGVKLAVEAMREIYNPNIDVIALATRNAEFLPVILKAKEKGKETIVIGIEPGFSAALKHAADYTIILGGGEEG, encoded by the coding sequence ATGCCGGGCGGCAACTGGGAGAAGATAATTTCTATGACAAAGGATGGAATGAGGAGCATCGGAACAATGAAGAGAAAGATCAGCCGAGGTAAAAAGATAGCCCTGCTCATAGACGGCCCCAACATCCTGCGCAAGGAGTTTGGAGTGAAGCTTGAGGACATCGTTGAGGCCCTTGAGGGGTTGGGGGACATAAGGGTCGCCAAGGTCATACTCAACCAGTACGCACCCCAGGGGCTGATAGAGGCCGTCTCAAACCAGGGGTTCGAGGCGGTCGTTGTGTCAGGAGAAACCGGCGTAAAGCTGGCCGTCGAGGCTATGCGCGAGATCTACAACCCAAACATAGACGTCATAGCCCTAGCCACCAGGAACGCAGAGTTCCTTCCGGTCATCCTCAAGGCAAAGGAGAAGGGCAAGGAGACCATAGTGATCGGCATCGAGCCGGGCTTTTCCGCCGCTTTAAAGCACGCTGCAGACTACACCATAATCCTAGGGGGCGGTGAGGAAGGATGA
- a CDS encoding calcium/sodium antiporter, which produces MIVEIILFAVGLILLIKGSDYFVEAASRVAKGFGVSEFIIALVLASIATTLPEVTVSAISSYQGKPDIALGNAIGSALANIALILGVSSLLHPLKVEKTAWRNALFMIAVTAYAGLLMYDGKISRLDGASLILIYFGFLYYLYRKHMTLEELPEGGRGNPKRDALIMFGSGILVVTGAKLVVDSAVTMARAFGVPEVVIGLTMVSIGTSLPEMANSLTATLKRLPNISVGNIIGANILDILMVIGIAALINPIYVDSTIYTFTLPLTLIVMAILTAVLRFTGRIDRLTGGVLLAIYSYFLYVYFTGGVHLPQG; this is translated from the coding sequence GTGATAGTTGAAATCATACTCTTCGCGGTCGGCCTCATCCTGCTCATCAAGGGGAGCGACTATTTTGTTGAAGCTGCCTCGCGCGTTGCGAAGGGCTTCGGGGTGAGCGAGTTCATCATAGCGCTCGTTCTGGCCAGCATAGCCACCACCCTGCCGGAAGTTACGGTCTCCGCGATCTCGTCCTACCAGGGAAAGCCAGATATTGCGCTGGGTAACGCGATTGGAAGCGCCCTGGCGAATATAGCCCTGATCCTCGGTGTGTCCTCCCTGCTCCACCCCCTGAAGGTGGAGAAAACCGCCTGGAGGAATGCGCTCTTCATGATAGCCGTCACCGCCTATGCGGGTCTCTTGATGTACGACGGCAAGATAAGCCGGCTCGACGGAGCGAGCCTGATACTGATATACTTCGGCTTCCTCTACTACCTCTACCGGAAGCACATGACGCTTGAGGAGCTCCCTGAGGGTGGGCGCGGAAACCCGAAGAGGGATGCCCTCATAATGTTCGGGAGCGGCATCCTCGTCGTGACCGGTGCGAAGCTCGTGGTGGACAGCGCAGTCACGATGGCCAGGGCCTTTGGAGTCCCCGAGGTCGTCATAGGCCTCACCATGGTCTCAATCGGCACGTCCCTGCCGGAGATGGCCAACTCCCTCACGGCCACCCTCAAAAGGCTCCCGAACATAAGCGTTGGCAACATAATAGGTGCGAACATCCTCGACATCCTCATGGTCATCGGCATAGCGGCCCTCATAAACCCGATATACGTCGACTCCACGATCTACACCTTCACGCTGCCGCTGACTCTCATTGTTATGGCCATACTGACGGCCGTTCTTCGCTTCACCGGCAGGATAGACAGGCTTACCGGGGGAGTGCTGCTGGCTATCTATTCCTACTTCCTCTACGTCTACTTCACCGGCGGTGTCCACCTGCCGCAGGGATGA
- a CDS encoding TIGR00288 family NYN domain-containing protein produces MKERFFKILRRGEKEVQGVGEEPKRPKKMKSIGLIIDGPNILRKEFGIKLEDIVEALERIGKIRVAKVVLNQYAPQGLIEAVVNQGLEPIIVAGDTDVRIAIEAMELIYNSDVEVIALATRDADFLPIVNEAKRRGKDTIVIGVEPGFSVALQNAADYVIKMEGKGGEGHEFK; encoded by the coding sequence ATGAAGGAGCGCTTCTTTAAGATCCTGCGGAGGGGTGAAAAAGAGGTTCAAGGAGTGGGGGAGGAACCCAAAAGGCCCAAAAAAATGAAGAGCATCGGGCTCATCATAGACGGCCCCAACATCCTGCGCAAGGAGTTTGGAATAAAGCTCGAGGACATAGTGGAAGCCCTCGAAAGGATAGGAAAAATACGCGTTGCTAAGGTCGTCCTCAACCAGTACGCGCCCCAGGGCCTCATAGAGGCGGTCGTTAACCAGGGGCTGGAGCCCATCATAGTGGCCGGGGACACCGACGTCAGGATAGCCATAGAGGCCATGGAGCTCATCTACAACTCCGACGTCGAGGTCATAGCCCTGGCAACGAGGGACGCGGACTTCCTGCCGATAGTTAACGAGGCCAAGCGCAGGGGAAAAGATACAATAGTCATCGGTGTGGAGCCCGGCTTCTCGGTTGCACTCCAGAACGCGGCGGACTACGTCATCAAGATGGAGGGTAAAGGCGGCGAAGGCCACGAGTTCAAATAA